ATTTTATATTGGATAATAACGTTTAGTAACTATATGAGCTCATTGAAGCTACTAGAAGAGAGACTTATTAATTTGAATTACAAACGTATTCTAGAGGGTTCTCGCTCTCCATATCGTTCTTCAACGAGCTGTGCTCGTTAGGTTTTTTGTTTTCTACCCCTACTTTCAAGCGGAGATTACAAATAAATAAGCGGTGAAGATTAGAAAGGGATTACCTACGGTGATCTCAAAGTAGGAATCCTGGCCAAGCATGAAACCCTTAACGAGCGGTGCTCGTTAAGTTTTTTGTTTTCTACCCCTACATTCAAGCGGAGATTATAAATAAATAATTGGTGAAAATTAGAAAGGGATTACCTACGGTGGTCCCAGAGGGGGAATCCTCGCAAGCATGAAACCTACAACGAGCTGTGCTCGTTAGGTTTTTTATTTTCTATCCCTACATTCAAGCGGAGATTATAAATAAATAATTGATGAAAATTAGAAAGGGATTACCTAGGGTGATCCCAAAGGGGAATCCTGGGCAAGCATGAAACCTACAACGAGCGGTGCTCGTTAGGTTTTTTGTTTTCTACCCCTACATTCAAGCGGAGATTATAAATAAATAAGCGGTGAAAATTAGAAAGAGATTACCTACGGTGATCCCAAAGGGGAATCCTGGGCAAGCATGAAACCTATAACGAGCACGGCTCGTTAGGTTTTTTGTTTTATCCCTTCGCCTACCAAGCGGAGATTACATATAAATAAGTGGTGAAAATTAGAAAGGGATTACCTACGGTGATCCCAAAGGGGAATCCTGGGCAAGCATGAAACCTACAACGAGCACAGCTCGTTAGGTTTTTTGTTTTATCCCTTCGCCTACCAAGCGAGCTTGGGGCGAGGTATAAAACAAAAAACCCGCAACAACGTTGCGGGTTTCTTTTGCGGAGAATGAGGGATTCGAACCCCCGGAGGTGTGACCCTCAACAGTTTTCAAGACTGCCGCATTCGACCACTCTGCCAATTCTCCTAGAGTGCCTCACCAAGCTATCTGCTTGATTGCGGGTGCAAATATACAGTGCTTTTTCCTTTACAACAACACTTTTTTGTAGTTTTTTTAAATCCACTACATAACTCCCACTACCCTAGTACTTTTAACACTAAAAAAAATAATTAAACCTTCGCCCAACACTCAACATCCCAACCCAACCTTACCTTCAAAGTGAAGGAACAAAAAAGTCTCCTTTCGAAGAGAGATTTAGAGAGATGTCCCACAACAGTAAACAACAACAGTAAGAACAAAAGAAAAACCCCACAATTCTGTTCATCTAACTTCCAATAACGTCCCTCTAATTTTAAAAATAGTTAAACATTTATCATAATCTTTTTATATTTGCCGCAAGATCCCTAGTTATGAAATCTGTGTACACCATCTGTTACTTTAGTAAAGCCTCTGAGGATCTATCTGAAGAAGAAATTCAAGAAATCTTTGATCATACTAACGAGCGCAATAATGAGCGTGGTGTACGCGGTATACTACTACACTCTTTTGGTAATTTCTTTCAAGTATTAGAAGGTGACGAAGCGTATCTCACTAGCTTATACGATACTAAAATCAAACATGATACGCGTCACCACAGCGTGTTTGAAGTGATTAATAAAGAAAGTCCTAAATCACTTTTTGAAGAATACAACTCGCGTTTTCAAACTATTGAAAATAGAGAGCAGCTGGATGAGATCAAAGCGTATCTAAAAGTACACTCGATACAATCTACTACATCAGATAAACTTTCACGTCTTTTACGATCTTTTATCATACTTGACTAACCATCAAACGACCATCATAAAAAAAGCCTCACTGTGTTCACAGTGAGGCTTTTTACTTAGTGATGCTTGTACTTATACGTTAAATAAGAAATGCATTACATCTCCATCCTTAACAATGTATTCTTTTCCTTGTACTGCTAGCTTTCCAGCCTCGCGTACTTTTGACTCGCTACCATAGGTTACAAAATCTTCATATTGTATTACCTCTGCACGTATAAAGCCTTTCTCAAAGTCTGTGTGGATTACTCCTGCCGCTTGTGGCCCAGTTGCTCCTATGTTTACCGTCCATGCACGTACTTCTTTTACACCTGCTGTAAAGTATGTTTGCTGGTTTAATAACTTATAAGCTCCACGTATTAAGACAGCACTTCCTGGCTCTTCAAGACCTATATCTGCAAGAAACATCTGGCGCTCTTCATAATCATCTAGCTCTGTAATATCTGCCTCTGTACCTACAGCAAGTACTACTACCTCTGCATTTTCTTCTTTTACAGCCTCGCGTACCTTTGTTACATACTCATTTCCATTTACCGCAGCGCCTTCATCTACGTTACATACGTACATCACTGGCTTGTCTGTTATAAATTGTAATGGTTTTACAAATTCGTCTCTCGCATCATCATCTATATCAATTGCTCGTACAGACACGCCTGCTTCTAGTCCTGCTTTTATTTTTAAAAGCACCGCTTCTTCTGCTTGCGCTTCTTTATTACCAGTACGAGATGCTCTTTTTACTTTTTCGAGTTTCTTATCTGTAGTCTCAAGATCTTTAAGCTGTAGCTCGATATCTATCGTTTCCTTATCTCTTATAGGATCTACACTTCCATCTACGTGTACAATGTTATCGTTGTCAAAACAACGTAGCACGTGTATAATGGCATCTGTCTCACGTATGTTTCCTAGAAATTGATTTCCTAGTCCTTCGCCTTTACTTGCTCCTTTTACAAGACCTGCGATATCTACAATCTCTACCGTAGCAGGGACTACACGCTCAGGCTTTACAAGCTCTTCAAGTTTTGACAGACGTTCATCTGGTACATTTACCACACCTACGTTAGGCTCTATAGTACAAAACGGATAGTTTGCACTTTGCGCTTTGGCATTAGACAGACAGTTAAAAAGGGTTGACTTCCCTACGTTAGGTAATCCTACGATTCCAGCTTTCATAAAATAATGTGTATTAATAGTACGCTTTCGCGAAAGCGGAAAAAATACCTTTCCACTCTTTTTTCAGGATGCAAAGATAATTCTTATTTATAGATCTACCGACTGCCTGACCAAGCTTATATAAACAACCGAAAGTTGTGATATTTTAAGAGAAAGAGGAGGTTACTACATAAACTTTGGCAAAGACTTAGCAAAGCATTACGATACCCTTAAGCCTCATAGAGGGACTGCATAAGTACTTTTGTATAGAACCAAAACAAGACATCATGAAGAAGTTAATATATACAGTATGTGCAGCGCTTTTTACAATTACAGCAGCACAAGCACAAGAAACAATAGAAGAAACGACAACGACAAGAACGACCGTAAAATCTTCATTAGGTAACGAGACTGTGTACAAAACAGAAAAAGTATCTACAGTAACGCCTACACAACTGGATCCTACAGAGGAAGGAAAATTAAACCAAACCTTACAGCGAGGAGATACTGTCATAAAACGCGAGGTAACCTATACCTATAATGACTCTGAGTTTAACCTTCAAGAATCTGAAGAGGGATATACTATCATGAGAACTCGTGATAACAATACTTCTGAGTATGGTACCATGCGCCAACTAGCAAAGGGTGACGTGTACTTACTAAAAACGGCAAACGGAATTTCTGTAAGCTACTTTGATGAAGACGGTAATATGGTCTCTGAGGAGTATAACAATGATGATGATTCTGTAACGACAGTTACTTATAAGATTAAAAAATCGCCAACTTCTACTAAATTTTAAAAAGTACCGATTGATATTACAGCCATAGACAACTTTGGTTGGTTAGATTCCCGAGAGCGCAAGCCTCGGGTTTCTTTTTGTTAGGCTTTCGCCAAAATTTGAACACTTTATCCTCAATCCATACATTTACAAGTATCTTAGTATTCTATATATTCTTTACTAGTACATTATGAAAGCTTTATTTACACTCATCCTAGGTTTTTTAATTGCGCTTACCTCCTACTCACAAGAAATTACTGGCGACTGGACAGGCACCGTAAACTTTCAAGGACAAACGCTAGACTTTGCCTTTCACATTCAAGAAGAAAATAGCGCTATTGCCACCACAATGGATATCCCAAGCCAAGGGCTTATGGCAGGAAAAGCAGCAACCACTACGTTTACAAACGATACACTCGTTGCGACTTTTCCAGATTTTAATATCACATATAAAGGTGCTTTTGAAAATGATAGCTTTACGGGTAATATTATCCAGAACAACTTTCCCGTAGCACTCAACCTCGAGCGTGGTGTGATCACATTAAACAGACCACAACAACCGAAGGCTCCCTTTAACTACACCACAAAAGAAATCGTTTTTAAAAATAAGGAGGACGATGTCCAACTTGCCGGTACACTCACACTCCCTAATTATATTAAGAATCCTCCCGTAGCTATTATCATAAGTGGTAGCGGCCCGCAGAATAGAGATGGAGATATGTTTGGCCACCAGCTATATTACGTACTCGCAGATTACCTCACCACGCAAGGGATTGCAGTTTTTAGATATGACGAGCGCGGCGTGGGACAATCTACTGGAACTTTTAAAACAGCAGGTATCGATGAGTTTACGAGAGATGCAACTGCTGCACTTAACTATCTTAAAAAACGCTCTTATCTCAAAGAGTCAAAATTTGGTTTTATAGGTCATAGCATCGGAGGGATTATTGCTCCGCAAATTGCAGCAACTAATGATGATGTAGATTTTACAGTCATGCTCGCAGGACCTGGAATAGATGGCGACCAACTCATGCTCTCACAAAAAGCAGCACTAGAACGGTTACTTAATGTACCAGAAGCACAAATACAACAAGGACAAGAAATCGTGGGCCTCGCTTATGAGATTATTGTAAATGCGCCAGAAGATCATAAAGATTTAAAAAATGAAGTAAATGCAGCTCTACTCAACAAACTTGGCCCTAATGTACCCGCACAGCAAGTAGCATCCATCACAAATCAAATCACCACTCCCGAAATTATAAGCCTACTGAGAACCAAGCCAAGTACATATTTAAGTAAAATCAAAACTCCTATTATCGCAATGAATGGTAAAAAGGATTCCCAAGTTCCTTATGAAGAGAATCTAGAAGCTATAAAAGAAGCTTTTGCATCTAGTAATAATGAGCGTACAAGAACGGTAGCCTTTGAAGGGCTTAATCATCTTTTTCAAGAAAGTACTACTGGCGCGTTAACTGAATACTCAGAAATAGAGCAAACCATGGCTCCAAAGGCACTAGCCCTCATTGCAAAGTGGATCAAGGAAGAAACGATACGATAATTAATTAAGAACCTTATCTATAGCTTCCTCATAAGCAGGAAACTCAATGAGGTTATTATGTCCACCTTCTGCAATAGTAATCAATGCCTTTTCTTCTTGATCTATGCTGTCAAATAATCGCTTTCCGTGATCGTATGCGACCACTTCGTCTTCTGTACCATGAAGCACTGTAATAGGAGATGCTACATCATTAATAAATCGATAGGTAGGAAATTCATAATTGAGTAATTTCTTGACTGGAAGAATTGAAAATCTTGAACTTGCCTCGTTCTCTATACTATAAAATGGGGTTTCTAGTACGAGTTGGCTCACAGTTTCTTTAGCTGCCACATAGGTCGCAAAGGTTGTCCCAAGACTTCTACCGTAGCTGATTATTGGGGTTGTGGAATATTGCGCTTTCGCGAAAGCGTACCACAACAAACTATCATCATATAAGTTTTGCTCTGTAAGCGCTCCTCCACTCTTGCCATACTGGCGATAATCCATCACCACGACATTATATTGTTTCTTGACAAAAAACTGTACAATCTCTCCCCAGCGAGCAAGACTTGAAGCGTTACCGTGAAAGTATAAAATGGTTCCTTTAGCTTCATCCACCTGAAAGTTAAGTCCGTGTAAGCGTGCTCCATCTTGAGCATCGAGCCAAACCTCCTCTGCCGGATATTCAAAATCAAAGTAATAATCCTGCGGCAACTGCTGCGGATGAAAAATAAGATTGTCTTGAAAGAAGTATAGACCTCCACAGAGAATCGCATATAGGTTTGCAACAATAAATAATATAATCAATGGTTTTTTGAGCTTTTTCATGTGTGCTGCCTTGATGGATGCGCTGCAAAAATACTATTCTTCTGTTCGTTTACAGAAAATACCGCAGCATGAGACGTAGCTTCAATAAATGCTGGAAGATCCAGAATTCATAAATAAAAAGTATTTGTAATACTAAATGAAGTCTATATCGTTACGAAAATAACATTAACAATCTCATTTTCTGTCATTAACATAATTTTAAGATAAGGTTATCAAGTTGCAGATTATCTTACAGAATCTTAAAAAATCAAAAAACACAGATCATGAAAAACTTAAAAACAGCTGCATTTGTCCTTATGGCAGGAGCCTTTGTTGTTACCTCGTGTAAAGACAATGCTAGTGGCGACAAGGCACAAGCAGCAGATGCAAAACTCTCGATAGACTATGAAAAATACGAACTTGAAAACGGACTAGACGTGATCCTGCATCAAGATAGTAGTGATCCTATTGTATCACTTGCCATACAATATGCCGTAGGTTCTAACCGTGAGAAGACTGGACGTACTGGTTTTGCACACCTTTTTGAGCATATGCTCTTTCAAGAATCTGAAAATGTACCACAAGATCAGTTCTTTAAAACGGTGCAAGATGCCGGAGGAACTTTAAATGGAGGTACCTGGAAGGATGGAACAATCTATTATGAAACAGTGCCTAATAACGCACTAGAAACTGTACTATGGTTAGAATCTGACCGTATGGGATTCTTGATTAATACGGTAACAGAATCTGCTTTTGAAAATCAGCAGGAGGTGGTTCAGAATGAAAAAAGACAACGTGTAGATAACAATCCTTATGGTCACACGGGATGGGTACTAGATAAAAATATCTATCCTGAAGGTCACCCATATAACTGGCAGGTAATAGGCGAACTAGAGGATCTTCAGAATGCAACCGTAGCAGATGTAAAAGAATTTTATGACAAGTTTTATGGTCCTAACAACGCGACACTCGTACTTGCAGGAGATTTTAAAACGGAAGATGCAAAGGCGCTTATTGAGAAGTATTTTGGAGAGATCAAAAAACGCCAAGAGGTAGCTCCACTTGAGCCACAGCCAGTAACCATTGCCGAAACTAAGAAACTGTACCACGAGGATAACTTTGCACAAGCACCACAGTTACACCGTGTGTACCCAACAGTGCAGCAGTATACAGATGATGCCTACGCATTAGATTTCTTAGCTGAAATTCTTGCTAGCGGTAAAAAAGCTCCTTTATATAAGATTCTTGTAAAAGAAAAAGATCTTACTTCAAGAACAACGGCTTACAATAATAGTCAAGAGATTGCAGGAGAATTTCACGTGATCATCACTGCAAATAGCGGTGTAGATCTTGATCAGATTGAAGCGGCAATAGATGAAGGTCTTGCAAAATTTGAAGCAGAAGGCGTTACAGATAAAGATGTAGAACGTATCAAAGCAGGTCTTGAGACTGGTTTTTACAACGGCATAAGCAGTGTAAACGGTAAAGCGTTCCAACTAGCAAGCTATAATGTATTTGCTGGTGAGCCAGATTTTATTGAAAAAGATATTGAGAATATCAAAGCAGTTACAAAGGAAGATGTAATGCGCGTGTATAACACTTACGTAAAAGGGAAGCCATACGTTCAAACGAGTTTTGTACCTAAAGGTCAACTTAATCTTATTGTAGAAAACTCTGTTAAAGCAGACGTTGTTGAAGAAGAAATAAAAGAGAATGTAACTAAGGTAGTAGAAGACGAAGTTACAGAAGTAGTAAAAACACCATCTAAAATTGATCGCGCCACGCCTCCATCTGTAGGAGAAGCACCAGCGCTTAAAATTCCAAGTTCATGGGAAGCAGAGCTTTCTAATGGTATTGAAGTGTATGGTATTTCTCAAAATGAGATTCCTACAGTAAACTTTAACCTCGTTATAGAAGGTGGTCACTTACTTGATAATATCAATAAAAATGGGGTTGCAAACCTTATGACAGATATTATGATGGAAGGAACTGCAAATAAAACTCCTGAGCAGCTAGAAGAAGCGATAGAATTACTAGGAGCAAGTATCAATATGTTTACTTCTCGTGAGGCGATTACCATCCAAGGAAATACCCTTACTCGTAACTTTGCCGCTACCATGGATCTTATAGAAGAAATTTTATTTGAGCCTAGATGGGATGAGGAAGAACTAGGACGTATCAAGACCGCTACTATTAACGGTATTAAGCGTAGTGCTGCAAATCCTAATGCAGTAGCAAGTAATGTATATAACAAAGTATTATACGGTGAAGATCATATCTTTTCTTACCCTACAAGCGGTACAGAGGAGTCTGTTAATAGCATCACGATGCAAGATCTAAAGGATTTTTATAATACTAATTTCTCTCCTTCGGTAAGTCGTTTTCATATCGTAGGAAAAATTGATAAAGCAGATGCACTAGCTGCACTTAAAGACCTTGAGTCTAAGTGGGAAGCAAAAGAAGTAACAATCCCAGAATATCCAGTAGCAAATAATAGAGATAAATCCTCACTCCTATTTGTTGACATTCCAGAAGCAAAGCAATCTGTGATTAACATAGGATACATAGGAATGGCTCGTACAGACCAAGACTTTTACCCTGCCGAAGTAATGAACTACAAACTAGGAGGATCTTTCTCTGGGTCTGTAAATCTTATCTTACGTGAAGAAAAAGGATATACTTACGGAGCGCGTACTTACTTTAACGGTTCTAAGCTTCCTGGTACATTTACTGCTTCTTCTAGCGTGCGTACGAATACTACTGGAGAATCTGTGGAGATTTTTAGAGATGAGATCAAAAAGTATAAAGAAGGAATCTCTGAGGAGGATCTTGCTTTTACAAAAAATGCACTCATTAAATCTAATGCGCGTCGTTTTGAGACACAATTTGCATTATTAGGAATGCTGCAAGAGCGTAGCGCTTATGATCTTCCTACAGACTACATTGAGAAAGAGGAAGACGTAATACGTAATATGACATTAGAGCAGCACAAAGCGCTTGCAAATAAATATCTTGATGAAAACAAGATGGCTTACCTTGTAGTAGGTGATGCTGCAACACAATTTGCACAGTTCAAAAAAATGGGCTTTGACGAAGTAAAAATGCTAGACAAAGATGGAAACGAAGTAGACCTTAAGAACGTCAAGCAATAGTACGAATAGAAGTACAGTGAATTTCAATAAAGAGAGCCTCCATATGGAGGCTCTTTTTTTATGCGTAAAGGATACGCTTTCGCGAAAATGTGAACCAAAAAAATTAACTAAAACACCTCAAAAATTTAACTAGAAAAGAAAATCACCAATTCAAAATTAGAATAAATTTAGCCCATTTACCGAATGCTTGTAAATTATAAACTAACGTATAATGTATTATGAAGAAGTATTTGTTTTCTTGTTTAATCGCAGCTGTGCTCCTTACGTCTTGTGACGACAACCTTAGATTTAACGCTAGTACAGACCATTTACCTAGCGTAGATGAAATAAGCCTTACCGAAGTAGGAGTACTAAAAAAAGAGTCTTTTGTATTTACAGTTTCTGAAGTTTCCTTTTTAAACGCTTTTCAAGCAAAAGCACGGACACTCGGCTTACAGCTTGTGCCATCATCCTTAAAGGTGATAGATGTAGAAGACAATAAGTACTTGCGAGTATTTAGCAACGATAACTACGTGTCGACTTTTGCCTTAGAGCTAGATGAAAAAGGAACTTACAGCACAGGAGCAACCATGTGCACCTCACAAACTACCTTTGGCGAAGCTTGCTTACCAGATGGAATGCAATGCATAAAGTTTGTAGATGAATTTGGTGATACCTCAGAGGCAGATTGCATTAGATCTA
The genomic region above belongs to Dokdonia sp. Dokd-P16 and contains:
- a CDS encoding BLUF domain-containing protein — protein: MKSVYTICYFSKASEDLSEEEIQEIFDHTNERNNERGVRGILLHSFGNFFQVLEGDEAYLTSLYDTKIKHDTRHHSVFEVINKESPKSLFEEYNSRFQTIENREQLDEIKAYLKVHSIQSTTSDKLSRLLRSFIILD
- the ychF gene encoding redox-regulated ATPase YchF, whose translation is MKAGIVGLPNVGKSTLFNCLSNAKAQSANYPFCTIEPNVGVVNVPDERLSKLEELVKPERVVPATVEIVDIAGLVKGASKGEGLGNQFLGNIRETDAIIHVLRCFDNDNIVHVDGSVDPIRDKETIDIELQLKDLETTDKKLEKVKRASRTGNKEAQAEEAVLLKIKAGLEAGVSVRAIDIDDDARDEFVKPLQFITDKPVMYVCNVDEGAAVNGNEYVTKVREAVKEENAEVVVLAVGTEADITELDDYEERQMFLADIGLEEPGSAVLIRGAYKLLNQQTYFTAGVKEVRAWTVNIGATGPQAAGVIHTDFEKGFIRAEVIQYEDFVTYGSESKVREAGKLAVQGKEYIVKDGDVMHFLFNV
- a CDS encoding alpha/beta hydrolase family protein; the encoded protein is MKALFTLILGFLIALTSYSQEITGDWTGTVNFQGQTLDFAFHIQEENSAIATTMDIPSQGLMAGKAATTTFTNDTLVATFPDFNITYKGAFENDSFTGNIIQNNFPVALNLERGVITLNRPQQPKAPFNYTTKEIVFKNKEDDVQLAGTLTLPNYIKNPPVAIIISGSGPQNRDGDMFGHQLYYVLADYLTTQGIAVFRYDERGVGQSTGTFKTAGIDEFTRDATAALNYLKKRSYLKESKFGFIGHSIGGIIAPQIAATNDDVDFTVMLAGPGIDGDQLMLSQKAALERLLNVPEAQIQQGQEIVGLAYEIIVNAPEDHKDLKNEVNAALLNKLGPNVPAQQVASITNQITTPEIISLLRTKPSTYLSKIKTPIIAMNGKKDSQVPYEENLEAIKEAFASSNNERTRTVAFEGLNHLFQESTTGALTEYSEIEQTMAPKALALIAKWIKEETIR
- a CDS encoding alpha/beta hydrolase, coding for MKKLKKPLIILFIVANLYAILCGGLYFFQDNLIFHPQQLPQDYYFDFEYPAEEVWLDAQDGARLHGLNFQVDEAKGTILYFHGNASSLARWGEIVQFFVKKQYNVVVMDYRQYGKSGGALTEQNLYDDSLLWYAFAKAQYSTTPIISYGRSLGTTFATYVAAKETVSQLVLETPFYSIENEASSRFSILPVKKLLNYEFPTYRFINDVASPITVLHGTEDEVVAYDHGKRLFDSIDQEEKALITIAEGGHNNLIEFPAYEEAIDKVLN
- a CDS encoding M16 family metallopeptidase; amino-acid sequence: MKNLKTAAFVLMAGAFVVTSCKDNASGDKAQAADAKLSIDYEKYELENGLDVILHQDSSDPIVSLAIQYAVGSNREKTGRTGFAHLFEHMLFQESENVPQDQFFKTVQDAGGTLNGGTWKDGTIYYETVPNNALETVLWLESDRMGFLINTVTESAFENQQEVVQNEKRQRVDNNPYGHTGWVLDKNIYPEGHPYNWQVIGELEDLQNATVADVKEFYDKFYGPNNATLVLAGDFKTEDAKALIEKYFGEIKKRQEVAPLEPQPVTIAETKKLYHEDNFAQAPQLHRVYPTVQQYTDDAYALDFLAEILASGKKAPLYKILVKEKDLTSRTTAYNNSQEIAGEFHVIITANSGVDLDQIEAAIDEGLAKFEAEGVTDKDVERIKAGLETGFYNGISSVNGKAFQLASYNVFAGEPDFIEKDIENIKAVTKEDVMRVYNTYVKGKPYVQTSFVPKGQLNLIVENSVKADVVEEEIKENVTKVVEDEVTEVVKTPSKIDRATPPSVGEAPALKIPSSWEAELSNGIEVYGISQNEIPTVNFNLVIEGGHLLDNINKNGVANLMTDIMMEGTANKTPEQLEEAIELLGASINMFTSREAITIQGNTLTRNFAATMDLIEEILFEPRWDEEELGRIKTATINGIKRSAANPNAVASNVYNKVLYGEDHIFSYPTSGTEESVNSITMQDLKDFYNTNFSPSVSRFHIVGKIDKADALAALKDLESKWEAKEVTIPEYPVANNRDKSSLLFVDIPEAKQSVINIGYIGMARTDQDFYPAEVMNYKLGGSFSGSVNLILREEKGYTYGARTYFNGSKLPGTFTASSSVRTNTTGESVEIFRDEIKKYKEGISEEDLAFTKNALIKSNARRFETQFALLGMLQERSAYDLPTDYIEKEEDVIRNMTLEQHKALANKYLDENKMAYLVVGDAATQFAQFKKMGFDEVKMLDKDGNEVDLKNVKQ